One Acidaminococcales bacterium genomic window carries:
- a CDS encoding metal-dependent transcriptional regulator: protein MAANKKHTLSPSIEDYLEAIHMLDADQKGVRSIDVATHLSVSKPSVNKALHNLINAGLAKQEKYSLIYLTKTGREKAREVMNRHETIKEFLINILKVAESTAENEACMIEHAMSNETVSKMRVFLAGKS, encoded by the coding sequence ATGGCTGCAAACAAAAAACATACGCTGTCGCCTTCCATTGAAGATTATTTGGAAGCCATACACATGCTGGACGCGGATCAAAAAGGCGTCCGTTCCATCGACGTAGCCACGCATCTGTCGGTGTCCAAGCCCAGCGTAAATAAAGCGCTGCACAACTTGATAAACGCCGGGCTGGCCAAACAAGAAAAATATTCGCTTATTTATTTAACCAAGACCGGCCGCGAAAAAGCGCGCGAAGTGATGAACCGGCATGAAACCATAAAGGAATTTTTGATCAATATCCTGAAAGTGGCCGAGTCCACGGCGGAAAACGAGGCTTGCATGATCGAGCACGCCATGAGCAACGAAACCGTTAGCAAGATGCGCGTTTTTTTGGCAGGAAAGTCGTAA
- the trpB gene encoding tryptophan synthase subunit beta, with translation MNKAGFFGQYGGQYVPEGMLPILDHIAAEYDAIKGTGDFKEELAELFKNYVGRPSILYEAKNFTKKLGGPKIYLKREDLNHTGAHKINNCLGQALLARHMGKRHVIAETGAGQHGVATATAAALFGMKCTIFMGREDVERQALNVYRMNMLGADVVSVTDGTGTLKEAVDAAINYWVANKDDIFYIIGSAVGPHPYPSMVRDFHSVIGQEAREQILAKEGRLPNALFACVGGGSNAIGLYTAFLADKEVKMFGAEAAGKGLDTPDHAATLTLGKVGVLHGSKSYVLQEESGEVKPVYSISAGLDYPGIGPEHAWLKDTGRVDYRAITDREAVEALETLSLCEGIIPALESAHALALLKKLAGEFGKGDIAIVNLSGRGDKDVQQLAKHKGAF, from the coding sequence ATGAACAAAGCCGGGTTTTTTGGCCAATACGGAGGCCAGTATGTACCGGAGGGCATGCTGCCCATTCTTGATCACATTGCCGCAGAGTATGATGCGATAAAAGGAACTGGGGATTTTAAGGAAGAACTTGCCGAACTTTTTAAAAATTACGTCGGCAGGCCGTCTATCCTGTACGAAGCGAAGAATTTTACAAAAAAACTTGGCGGGCCTAAAATATACCTGAAACGCGAAGACCTCAACCACACAGGCGCGCACAAGATCAATAACTGCCTGGGCCAGGCGCTCCTGGCGCGGCATATGGGCAAAAGGCACGTTATAGCCGAAACCGGCGCCGGGCAGCACGGCGTGGCGACCGCTACGGCGGCCGCGCTTTTCGGTATGAAATGCACTATTTTCATGGGCCGCGAAGACGTTGAGCGCCAGGCGCTTAATGTTTACCGGATGAATATGCTGGGGGCGGACGTGGTGTCCGTGACCGATGGTACCGGCACGCTCAAGGAAGCGGTGGACGCGGCGATAAATTATTGGGTGGCCAACAAGGACGACATATTCTACATCATAGGCTCGGCGGTCGGCCCGCATCCGTATCCGTCCATGGTGCGCGATTTTCACAGCGTCATCGGCCAAGAGGCGCGCGAACAGATACTGGCCAAAGAAGGCCGCCTGCCCAATGCCCTGTTTGCCTGCGTAGGCGGCGGCAGCAATGCCATAGGGCTTTATACGGCTTTCCTCGCGGACAAAGAAGTCAAAATGTTCGGGGCGGAAGCGGCCGGCAAAGGCCTCGACACTCCCGACCACGCGGCGACGCTTACCTTAGGCAAGGTAGGCGTTCTGCACGGGTCGAAAAGCTATGTCTTGCAAGAGGAAAGCGGCGAGGTGAAACCTGTTTACTCCATCTCGGCCGGCCTGGATTACCCGGGGATAGGGCCGGAACACGCTTGGCTCAAGGATACGGGCCGGGTGGACTATAGGGCCATTACCGACCGGGAGGCTGTCGAGGCGTTGGAAACGCTAAGTTTGTGCGAGGGCATCATTCCCGCGTTAGAGAGCGCCCATGCGCTTGCCTTGCTGAAAAAACTGGCAGGCGAGTTCGGCAAAGGCGACATAGCCATAGTCAACCTGTCAGGCCGCGGCGACAAAGACGTGCAACAGTTGGCCAAACACAAGGGGGCGTTTTGA